The Punica granatum isolate Tunisia-2019 chromosome 4, ASM765513v2, whole genome shotgun sequence genome has a window encoding:
- the LOC116203268 gene encoding protein trichome birefringence-like 19, whose protein sequence is MIKVRYIKLEGINMITTLPKRSMKPKARARELPFGRPPKVVLVVTTSLILITLISIYHPFEYQQPDYQSPEISSHNPPPPPSPPPPPPVTQVTVRDKNVVDPVVVDTDTTGANNKECDIFSGEWVPDPSAPYYTNETCMAIHEHQNCMKYGRPDSGFMKWRWKPFGCELLLFKPTQFLKIVRGKSMAFVGDSLARNHVQSLICLLSRVEYPKDISYTSDERFKRWNYVTHNFTLAMFTSPHLVKANQSDPDGPAHSGIFNLYLDEADEQWITQVDELDYLIISGGHWFFRSLIFYEKQRRVGCHLCQLKNVPYLSNFHGFRKALGTVFGAINSRKNYKGITYLRTLSPSHFEGGLWNAGGDCVRTKPSSRNETTLGGEETELYAIQKEEFRKAKAEGRKRGLKYRLLDTTQALLLRPDGHPSKYGHPPNEKWYNDCVHWCLPGPVDAWSNFLLEMMKIEGRISREEK, encoded by the exons ATGATAAAGGTCAGATACATCAAATTAGAGGGAATTAATATGATCACAACTCTTCCAAAGAGATCGATGAAGCCCAAAGCAAGAGCTCGTGAGCTTCCCTTCGGAAGACCTCCCAAGGTTGTTCTTGTTGTGACCACCTCCCTCATCCTCATCACCCTCATCTCCATTTACCACCCTTTCGAATATCAGCAGCCCGATTACCAGTCGCCGGAAATTTCTAGTCAcaatcctcctcctcctccttctcctcctcctcctcctccagtCACGCAAGTCACCGTTAGAGACAAAAATGTTGTTGATCCTGTTGTGGTTGATACGGATACGACCGGTGCTAATAATAAAGAGTGCGACATATTCTCGGGGGAGTGGGTACCAGACCCAAGCGCGCCGTACTACACGAATGAGACTTGCATGGCGATCCACGAGCACCAGAACTGCATGAAGTACGGGCGGCCCGACTCCGGATTCATGAAGTGGAGGTGGAAGCCGTTTGGGTGTGAGCTCCTGCTATTCAAACCGACCCAATTCTTGAAGATTGTAAGAGGGAAGTCCATGGCCTTTGTTGGAGACTCCCTCGCAAGGAACCATGTGCAGTCTCTCATTTGCTTACTGTCCAGG GTGGAGTACCCTAAGGACATTTCATACACATCGGACGAGCGCTTTAAACGGTGGAATTATGTGACGCACAACTTCACGCTCGCGATGTTCACCTCTCCGCACTTGGTGAAAGCAAATCAATCGGACCCAGACGGTCCAGCTCACTCAGGAATCTTTAATCTCTACCTGGACGAGGCCGATGAGCAGTGGATAACCCAGGTAGACGAACTCGACTACCTGATCATCTCAGGAGGGCACTGGTTCTTCCGTTCGCTCATCTTCTACGAGAAACAACGACGAGTCGGCTGCCATTTATGCCAGCTCAAGAACGTACCATACCTCTCGAACTTTCATGGCTTCAGAAAGGCACTTGGGACCGTTTTCGGTGCCATTAACAGTAGGAAGAATTACAAGGGAATAACCTATCTCAGGACTCTCTCGCCATCACACTTCGAAGGCGGACTGTGGAATGCTGGAGGGGACTGTGTGAGAACAAAGCCGTCTTCTCGCAATGAGACAACTCTAGGCGGCGAAGAGACGGAGCTGTATGCGATCCAAAAGGAAGAATTCCGAAAGGCCAAGGCAGAAGGGAGGAAGAGGGGGCTGAAGTACAGGTTACTTGATACAACTCAGGCTTTGCTTCTGAGGCCCGACGGGCACCCGAGCAAGTACGGGCATCCGCCTAATGAGAAGTGGTATAATGACTGTGTTCACTGGTGCCTGCCAGGGCCGGTCGATGCTTGGAGCAATTTCTTGCTGGAGATGATGAAGATAGAGGGTCGGATATCGAGGGAGGAGAAGTGA